Part of the Candidatus Omnitrophota bacterium genome is shown below.
CTATGCGAAGGGCTCAACGCCCTGGGTTGGAAAGCAATCGAACCTAAAGCGACATTCTATGTTTGGATAAAGATTCCTCCTAAGGAGAATTCAATAGATTTTTCCGGCCGCCTCCTAAAAGAGGCTGATATCGTCGCTACTGCCGGAGTGGGTTTTGGTAAATATGGAGAAGGTTATATCCGCATGGCCCTGACCGTTCCCAAAGAGAGGATTAAAGAGGCTTTGGAGCGCTTAAAGAAAATCGCTTAATGGTTATTTGTTATCTTGGTGTTGGAACAAATCTGGGTAATCGCAGGAAAAACATAGGGTTAGCTTTTAAAAAAATTAACGCCTTGAAAAATACCCGAATAATAAAAGAATCGGGATTTTTTGATTTTCCACCCGTCGGCGGGCCTGCCGGGCAGCCTAATTATTTAAACGCGGCCATAAAAATTCAAACTAATTTTTCCCCGCTAAACTTATTGAAAAAATTAAAAGAGATTGAAAAAGAGTTGGGCCGCGCCAAAACCGCGCGTTTTGGCCCCCGGGTTATTGATCTGGATATTTTACTTTACGCAGACAGGTCTATAAAAAGTAAAACATTAACTATTCCGCACGCGCGCATGTTTTGCCGTAATTTTGTGATTGAGCCGTTAAAAGAGGTTTTATGAAAGTTATTGGCGATCCTCAAAGATTAACCAAGATAATCAAGCAAGTTAGCTGCAAAGGTAAAAACATAGGTTTTGTTCCGACAATGGGGGCATTGCACCTTGGGCATCTAAGCCTGATTAAGCAGGCAGTAAAAGATAATGATATCGTTGTTGTGAGTATATTTGTTAACCCGGCGCAATTCGGGCCAAAGGAGGATTTTAAAAAATATCCACGTCCGCTGAAAAAGGACCTCAAACTTTGCCGTAAATCCGGCGTGGATTTAGTTTTTTTGCCAACTGAGAAAGTTATGTATCCGCGCGGGTTTTCTACTTTTGTTGAGGCAGGAGAATTGGGCGGCAAACTCTGCGGGATTTCCCGGCCCGGGCATTTTCGCGGCGTGGCTACGGTTGTAGCCAAATTACTTAATATCGTTGCTCCCGATATTCTTTATTTAGGCCAGAAAGACGCTCAGCAGGCAATTATTATTACCAAGATGATCAAGGATCTTAATTTTCCGGTTAAAGTAAAAGTTATGCCAACGGTACGCCAGAAAGATGGTTTGGCTTTGAGCTCCCGGAATATTTATTTGAATAATGAGCAGAAAAAGGAAGCGCCGGTTTTATTTAAGGCATTATCTTTGGCTAAATCCTTGATTACTAACGGCCAGCGTGATACTGCCAGGATTATCAGCAGGATGCGGCAGCTTATTAAAAAAAAGAAACAAGCAAAAATCGATTATATCGCGATAGTTGATTTGGAAAAACTTAACAATATTAAAAAGATAGACTGTAATTGCCTGATTTCTTTGGCAGTGAAATTCGGCAAAACGCGGCTGATTGATAATACATTGATTGCTTATGCCTAAAAAGATCCGGCGCAAGCCGCTTAAAATTGGGATTGTTGGATGCGGGGCTATTGGCAGTTCCTTGGCAAAAGAGATAGTTACAAATTTTGGCAATTCCGCTTCTTTAGCCGCGCTTTTTGATATCCGGCCGGAAAAAGCCCAATTCCTTTCCAGGAAATTAATAAAAAACAGTAAATTATGCGCGGCTGATCTGGGTATTCTTATTAAAAGATCGGATCTGGTGATTGAGGCATCCAGCGCAAAAGCAGCCTGGGAGATTGCGCGAGAATCTTTATCAAATGGGCGTAAAGTTATGATTATGAGCGTTGGCGGAATGGTGAACCATTCAGATGAGTTATTGGTTTTAGCCCTAAAGAATAACGCTCAGGTTTATTTCCCCAGCGGAGCTATTTCGGGCATTGATGCTTTAAAGGCTGCCAACATCGCCGGAGTAAAGAAGGTGGTCCTGACTACGCGCAAAAATCCTAACGCGTTTAAGGGCGTAGAATATGTCGAAAGAAACTTTAAGCTCTCCGGTTTAAAAAAAGACAAAGTTTTATTTTCCGGAAAAGCCGCGGATGCCGTAAAATATTTTCCGCAGAATATTAATGTCGCCGCAATTCTGGGATTAGCCGCTATTGGGATGGATAAAACGCAGGTGCGCATAATTGCCAGCCCTTATGTTAATAAAAACATTCATGAGGTTTTAATCGAATCCAAGGCAGCCAGGATTTTTACGCGCACTGAAAATATCCTGCATCCGCAAAATCCCAAGACCAGTTACCTGGCGGTGCTCTCGGCGATTGCGACTTTAAAGCAGATTTTAGAGCCGGTAAAGATCGGCACTTGATTAATTAACAGACGAAAGGGGGTGAGTACAAAGATGGCTGACAAAGTAATGAAGGTGGGAGTCAAAAGGGAAAAAGGTTATCTCTATTATATTGACAAGCAGGGGGATGTTTCCTGCGCGAAAATGGCAAGAGGCGCCAAAAAGGGAGGTAATCCTAAGAAGGTAGCCAAATGCGGTATCAAAAGAAAAGTAGGATACCTTTATTTCTTAGACAAGAAAGGCGATGTTTCTTGCGCTAAGATGAAAAGAGGCGGAAAGAAGAAAAAGAAGTAATTTGGCGTTTTTATGGTATAAAACAAAGGTGACTGTCACAAAGGTGACTGTCACCTTTGTTTTTAAGCAAATTTTTGCTATAATCTCCCTATGATTGAGAATAAAAAAGTCGTTGTAGTAATGCCTGCTTTTAATGCTGCCCGAACGCTGGAAAATACTTATCGGCAGATTCCTAAAGGAATTATTGATGATGTGTTGCTAGTTGATGATCAAAGCCATGACGATACTGTGGCAATCGCTAAGAAATTAGGGTTAAAAGTGTTTGTTCATGAGAAAAACTCTGGCTACGGTGCAAACCAGAAGACTTGCTACCGGGAAGCTTTAAAAATGGGCGCAGATATTGTAATCATGTTACATCCGGATTATCAATACCCCCCTAAATTAATAAATGCTATGGCCGCTCTTGTTTCTAGTGACATGTTTGATATTGTTTTGGGTTCGCGTATCTTAGGGGGTGCGGCCTTATCTGGAGGTATGCCGTTGTACAAATATATATCAAATCGCGTACTCACCTTTATGGAAAATATTCTTTTGGGTCAAAAGTTATCTGAGTATCATACGGGTTATCGGGCTTTTTCCCGCCAAGTGCTGCTGGAGTTGCCTTTATTAGAAGATTCAGATGACTTCATTTTTGATAACCAGATTATTGCCCAGGGTGTTTATTTTGGCTTTAGAATCGGCGAGATTACCGCGCCATCAGTCTATACTCATGAATCTTCAAGTATTACATTTAAACGTAGCGTTATTTATGGTTTAGGAGTAATTTTTACTGCTATTAAATTTAAATTGCAAGTTTCAGCTCTAGGAAACTTTAAAATATTTAACAAAGATGCTAAAAAAATTATTATTTAATCCCCAAATAAAAATTTGTATTCTGGTGTTAGTTATTATTTTGATATCTTTAGGCTCTTTGCTATTAACCTCTAGGCAGATTAGTTTTTATCCTAAAGCCGATGAAGGCATTTATTTAAATTATGCCGTCTATACTCAAGCCAATGGTTTAGGCGCATTTAGGCAGTTTTTCCAAGCCTATCTGGGGAATTTGAATCTATGGCAATTACCCAATCCTTTGCGTATTCTATACATAGTTTTTTCAGCATTTTGGTTAAAATTGATGGGAGTTTCTTTGCTTAATCTGGCATATTTTTCTATGTTTTGTTTTATGGGTTTTCTCTTAGTTAATTTTTATTTTGCCAGGATATATTTTGGACAGAGGTTAGCAGTTTTATTTTTAGTGCTATTGTCATTTTCACCGCTTAATTTAGCTATGGCCAGGCGCGCGCTTCTAGAAAGCTGTTTAATGCTTTTTACCTCACTTTCAGTTTGGTTATTCTTTGGTTTGTTAAAAAACTTTAATAAATTAAATTCAATCCTCTTTGTTTTCGCTTTTTCCTGCGCTATTCTAATTAAGGAAACCGCTGCGTTGTGTTTTATTTTCTTTCTGGGTTGGCACTTATGGCAAAATTGGCTGATGAAGAGAAGGATAGCGCTAAAAGAGTTTTTGATAATTTACGTTTCCCCTTGCCTATTAGTTGCGTTAATATATTATTGCTTGGGAGTATTGTTTTTTATTCCTGCAACAGCAAAAATAATCCTCTTTTCACCAAGTACTAATAACTACGCTGTGTTTTTTGGTTCTGGGCCATGGTATCGTTACATAATTGATTATTTAATCCTTTCTCCATGGATACTGATTTTGAGTTTCGGTTATATTATGGTTATTTTATTGAATAAGGGTAAAGAAGATAAAACAGCTGTATTTTTATGCGCTTTTTTGGTTTTTAATTTTTTTATCTTTAACTTTTTTACCAAAAATGCGCGCTATATTATGAGTATAGATATGCCTATGCGGATTTTTGCCTTACTTATGTTAGATAGAATATGCAAGCGTTATATGCAAAATAAATCTTTTATTATTGTATCTATCTTGATAGTTTTTTTGGCTTTTAGCGATTATCTGCGTTTCTACATATTATTTGTGCAGCAAGGCATTTACGACCCAATGAGCTTCCGTTTGTTAAGCGCCGTGCAGATTATTCCTTTTAAATAATAGGCATAAATAAAACAACTACTATTAAAATGAAAAGTGAGAACATAGTTATTCGTGGCGCAAGGGAGCACAATCTAAAAAATATCAACCTTGATCTGCCGCGCAATAAATTAATCGTCATGACCGGTTTATCCGGCTCAGGAAAATCCAGCCTGGCGTTTGACACCATTTACGCCGAAGGCCAGCGCAGGTTTGTCGAAAGCCTCTCCAGCTATGCCCGACAATTTTTGGAACAGCTGCAGAAACCGGATGTGGATTTTATTTCCGGCTTGTCTCCGGCGATTGCTATCGAACAGCGTTCTGCCGGAG
Proteins encoded:
- the folK gene encoding 2-amino-4-hydroxy-6-hydroxymethyldihydropteridine diphosphokinase, translating into MVICYLGVGTNLGNRRKNIGLAFKKINALKNTRIIKESGFFDFPPVGGPAGQPNYLNAAIKIQTNFSPLNLLKKLKEIEKELGRAKTARFGPRVIDLDILLYADRSIKSKTLTIPHARMFCRNFVIEPLKEVL
- the panC gene encoding pantoate--beta-alanine ligase encodes the protein MKVIGDPQRLTKIIKQVSCKGKNIGFVPTMGALHLGHLSLIKQAVKDNDIVVVSIFVNPAQFGPKEDFKKYPRPLKKDLKLCRKSGVDLVFLPTEKVMYPRGFSTFVEAGELGGKLCGISRPGHFRGVATVVAKLLNIVAPDILYLGQKDAQQAIIITKMIKDLNFPVKVKVMPTVRQKDGLALSSRNIYLNNEQKKEAPVLFKALSLAKSLITNGQRDTARIISRMRQLIKKKKQAKIDYIAIVDLEKLNNIKKIDCNCLISLAVKFGKTRLIDNTLIAYA
- a CDS encoding aspartate dehydrogenase; the encoded protein is MPKKIRRKPLKIGIVGCGAIGSSLAKEIVTNFGNSASLAALFDIRPEKAQFLSRKLIKNSKLCAADLGILIKRSDLVIEASSAKAAWEIARESLSNGRKVMIMSVGGMVNHSDELLVLALKNNAQVYFPSGAISGIDALKAANIAGVKKVVLTTRKNPNAFKGVEYVERNFKLSGLKKDKVLFSGKAADAVKYFPQNINVAAILGLAAIGMDKTQVRIIASPYVNKNIHEVLIESKAARIFTRTENILHPQNPKTSYLAVLSAIATLKQILEPVKIGT
- a CDS encoding glycosyltransferase family 2 protein — translated: MIENKKVVVVMPAFNAARTLENTYRQIPKGIIDDVLLVDDQSHDDTVAIAKKLGLKVFVHEKNSGYGANQKTCYREALKMGADIVIMLHPDYQYPPKLINAMAALVSSDMFDIVLGSRILGGAALSGGMPLYKYISNRVLTFMENILLGQKLSEYHTGYRAFSRQVLLELPLLEDSDDFIFDNQIIAQGVYFGFRIGEITAPSVYTHESSSITFKRSVIYGLGVIFTAIKFKLQVSALGNFKIFNKDAKKIII
- a CDS encoding glycosyltransferase family 39 protein codes for the protein MLKKLLFNPQIKICILVLVIILISLGSLLLTSRQISFYPKADEGIYLNYAVYTQANGLGAFRQFFQAYLGNLNLWQLPNPLRILYIVFSAFWLKLMGVSLLNLAYFSMFCFMGFLLVNFYFARIYFGQRLAVLFLVLLSFSPLNLAMARRALLESCLMLFTSLSVWLFFGLLKNFNKLNSILFVFAFSCAILIKETAALCFIFFLGWHLWQNWLMKRRIALKEFLIIYVSPCLLVALIYYCLGVLFFIPATAKIILFSPSTNNYAVFFGSGPWYRYIIDYLILSPWILILSFGYIMVILLNKGKEDKTAVFLCAFLVFNFFIFNFFTKNARYIMSIDMPMRIFALLMLDRICKRYMQNKSFIIVSILIVFLAFSDYLRFYILFVQQGIYDPMSFRLLSAVQIIPFK